One window from the genome of Lutra lutra chromosome X, mLutLut1.2, whole genome shotgun sequence encodes:
- the NOX1 gene encoding NADPH oxidase 1 isoform X3, with the protein MGNWVVNHWFSVLFLATWLGLNIFLFVHAFQSYEKADKYYTREILGSALAWARASARCLNFNSMLILLPVCRNLLSFLRGTCSFCRRTLRKQLGHNLTFHKLVAYMICLFTAIHIIAHLFNFEHYSRSRQARDGSLAFVLSTLSPKEKREDSWLNPLQSPNMTVEYVTFTSIAGLTGLIITVALVLMVTSAMEFIWRSYFEVFWYTHHIFIIYIIGLGIHGIGGLVRGQTEESLNESHPHRCAESFKHWDDQESHCKHPQFEGLPAESWKWILAPGVLYIFERILRFYRSQQKVVITKVVTHPSKVLELQMNKRGFSMEVGQYIFVNCPSISYLEWHPFTLTSAPEEDFFSIHIRAAGDWTENLIRVFEQQLSPIPRIEVDGPFGTVSEDVFQYEVAVLVGAGIGVTPFACILKSIWYKFRHADHNLKTQTAGHATLNFDKATDILTGLKQKTSFGRPMWDNEFSTIANAHPRSVVGVFLCGPQTLATSLSKRCHQYSSLDRRKVQFYFNK; encoded by the exons ATGGGCAACTGGGTGGTTAACCATTGGTTCTCAGTTTTGTTTCTG gcTACTTGGTTGGGGCtgaatattttcctctttgtgcATGCCTTCCAGTCATATGAGAAAGCCGATAAGTACTATACAAGAGAAATCTTGGGG TCAGCATTGGCCTGGGCCCGAGCCTCTG ctcgctGCCTGAATTTTAACAGCATGTTGATCCTGCTTCCTGTGTGTCGAAATCTGCTGTCCTTCCTGAGGGGCACCTGCTCA TTTTGCAGGCGTACCCTGAGAAAGCAATTGGGTCACAACCTCACCTTCCACAAGCTGGTAGCATATATGATCTGCCTATTCACAG ccattcacatcattgcacaCCTGTTCAACTTTGAACACTACAGCAGAAGCCGACAGGCCAGAGATGGGTCCCTTGCCTTTGTTCTCTCCACCCTATCTCctaaagagaaaagggaagattcTTGGCTAAATCCTCTCCAGTCTCCAAACATG ACAGTGGAGTATGTGACATTTACCAGCATTGCTGGTCTCACTGGCCTGATCATCACAGTAGCTCTGGTTCTCATGGTGACATCAGCTATGGAGTTTATCTGGAGGAGTTATTTTGAGGTCTTCTGGTACACACACCATATTTTTATCATCTATATCATTGGTTTAGGGATTCACGGCATTGG tgGACTTGTCCGGGGTCAAACAGAAGAGAGCCTGAATGAGAGTCATCCTCACAGGTGTGCAGAATCTTTCAAGCACTGGGATGATCAGGAGTCCCACTGCAAGCATCCCCAGTTtgaagggctccctgctgag tcttggaagtggatccttgcaccaggagttctttatatcttTGAAAGGATTCTTCGATTTTACCGCTCACAGCAGAAGGTTGTGATTACCAAG GTTGTCACGCACCCATCCAAAGTCCTGGAATTGCAGATGAACAAGCGTGGCTTCAGTATGGAAGTGGGACagtatatttttgttaattgtcCCTCCATCTCTTACTTGGAGTGGCATCCCTTTACTCTGACCTCTGCTCCAGAGGAAGACTTCTTCTCCATTCATATCAGAGCAGCAGGCGACTGGACAGAAAATCTCATCAGGGTTTTTGAGCAGCAGCTGTCACCAATTCCCAG GATTGAAGTGGATGGTCCCTTTGGCACTGTCAGTGAAGATGTCTTCCAGTATGAAGTGGCTGTGTTGGTCGGTGCAGGAATTGGGGTCACCCCCTTTGCTTGCATCTTAAAATCTATCTGGTACAAATTTCGGCATGCAGATCACAACCTTAAAACACAAACG GCCGGTCATGCCACATTAAACTTTGACAAGGCCACTGACATCCTGACAGGTCTGAAACAGAAAACCTCTTTTGGGAGACCCATGTGGGACAATGAGTTTTCTACAATAGCTAATGCCCACCCCAG GTCTGTGGTGGGAGTCTTCCTATGTGGTCCTCAGACTCTGGCAACGAGTCTGAGCAAACGCTGTCACCAGTACTCCAGTCTGGATCGCAGGAAGGTTCAATTCTACTTCAACAAATAG
- the NOX1 gene encoding NADPH oxidase 1 isoform X2 yields MGNWVVNHWFSVLFLATWLGLNIFLFVHAFQSYEKADKYYTREILGFCRRTLRKQLGHNLTFHKLVAYMICLFTAIHIIAHLFNFEHYSRSRQARDGSLAFVLSTLSPKEKREDSWLNPLQSPNMTVEYVTFTSIAGLTGLIITVALVLMVTSAMEFIWRSYFEVFWYTHHIFIIYIIGLGIHGIGGLVRGQTEESLNESHPHRCAESFKHWDDQESHCKHPQFEGLPAESWKWILAPGVLYIFERILRFYRSQQKVVITKVVTHPSKVLELQMNKRGFSMEVGQYIFVNCPSISYLEWHPFTLTSAPEEDFFSIHIRAAGDWTENLIRVFEQQLSPIPRIEVDGPFGTVSEDVFQYEVAVLVGAGIGVTPFACILKSIWYKFRHADHNLKTQTIYFYWICRETGAFAWFNNLLASLERETEELGKVDFLNYRLFLTGWDSNIAGHATLNFDKATDILTGLKQKTSFGRPMWDNEFSTIANAHPRSVVGVFLCGPQTLATSLSKRCHQYSSLDRRKVQFYFNK; encoded by the exons ATGGGCAACTGGGTGGTTAACCATTGGTTCTCAGTTTTGTTTCTG gcTACTTGGTTGGGGCtgaatattttcctctttgtgcATGCCTTCCAGTCATATGAGAAAGCCGATAAGTACTATACAAGAGAAATCTTGGGG TTTTGCAGGCGTACCCTGAGAAAGCAATTGGGTCACAACCTCACCTTCCACAAGCTGGTAGCATATATGATCTGCCTATTCACAG ccattcacatcattgcacaCCTGTTCAACTTTGAACACTACAGCAGAAGCCGACAGGCCAGAGATGGGTCCCTTGCCTTTGTTCTCTCCACCCTATCTCctaaagagaaaagggaagattcTTGGCTAAATCCTCTCCAGTCTCCAAACATG ACAGTGGAGTATGTGACATTTACCAGCATTGCTGGTCTCACTGGCCTGATCATCACAGTAGCTCTGGTTCTCATGGTGACATCAGCTATGGAGTTTATCTGGAGGAGTTATTTTGAGGTCTTCTGGTACACACACCATATTTTTATCATCTATATCATTGGTTTAGGGATTCACGGCATTGG tgGACTTGTCCGGGGTCAAACAGAAGAGAGCCTGAATGAGAGTCATCCTCACAGGTGTGCAGAATCTTTCAAGCACTGGGATGATCAGGAGTCCCACTGCAAGCATCCCCAGTTtgaagggctccctgctgag tcttggaagtggatccttgcaccaggagttctttatatcttTGAAAGGATTCTTCGATTTTACCGCTCACAGCAGAAGGTTGTGATTACCAAG GTTGTCACGCACCCATCCAAAGTCCTGGAATTGCAGATGAACAAGCGTGGCTTCAGTATGGAAGTGGGACagtatatttttgttaattgtcCCTCCATCTCTTACTTGGAGTGGCATCCCTTTACTCTGACCTCTGCTCCAGAGGAAGACTTCTTCTCCATTCATATCAGAGCAGCAGGCGACTGGACAGAAAATCTCATCAGGGTTTTTGAGCAGCAGCTGTCACCAATTCCCAG GATTGAAGTGGATGGTCCCTTTGGCACTGTCAGTGAAGATGTCTTCCAGTATGAAGTGGCTGTGTTGGTCGGTGCAGGAATTGGGGTCACCCCCTTTGCTTGCATCTTAAAATCTATCTGGTACAAATTTCGGCATGCAGATCACAACCTTAAAACACAAACG ATCTATTTCTACTGGATCTGCAGGGAGACAGGTGCCTTTGCCTGGTTCAATAACCTGTTGGCGTCTCTGGAGCGTGAGACGGAGGAATTAGGCAAAGTGGATTTTCTAAACTACCGTCTCTTCCTTACCGGATGGGACAGCAACATT GCCGGTCATGCCACATTAAACTTTGACAAGGCCACTGACATCCTGACAGGTCTGAAACAGAAAACCTCTTTTGGGAGACCCATGTGGGACAATGAGTTTTCTACAATAGCTAATGCCCACCCCAG GTCTGTGGTGGGAGTCTTCCTATGTGGTCCTCAGACTCTGGCAACGAGTCTGAGCAAACGCTGTCACCAGTACTCCAGTCTGGATCGCAGGAAGGTTCAATTCTACTTCAACAAATAG
- the NOX1 gene encoding NADPH oxidase 1 isoform X1 — protein sequence MGNWVVNHWFSVLFLATWLGLNIFLFVHAFQSYEKADKYYTREILGSALAWARASARCLNFNSMLILLPVCRNLLSFLRGTCSFCRRTLRKQLGHNLTFHKLVAYMICLFTAIHIIAHLFNFEHYSRSRQARDGSLAFVLSTLSPKEKREDSWLNPLQSPNMTVEYVTFTSIAGLTGLIITVALVLMVTSAMEFIWRSYFEVFWYTHHIFIIYIIGLGIHGIGGLVRGQTEESLNESHPHRCAESFKHWDDQESHCKHPQFEGLPAESWKWILAPGVLYIFERILRFYRSQQKVVITKVVTHPSKVLELQMNKRGFSMEVGQYIFVNCPSISYLEWHPFTLTSAPEEDFFSIHIRAAGDWTENLIRVFEQQLSPIPRIEVDGPFGTVSEDVFQYEVAVLVGAGIGVTPFACILKSIWYKFRHADHNLKTQTIYFYWICRETGAFAWFNNLLASLERETEELGKVDFLNYRLFLTGWDSNIAGHATLNFDKATDILTGLKQKTSFGRPMWDNEFSTIANAHPRSVVGVFLCGPQTLATSLSKRCHQYSSLDRRKVQFYFNK from the exons ATGGGCAACTGGGTGGTTAACCATTGGTTCTCAGTTTTGTTTCTG gcTACTTGGTTGGGGCtgaatattttcctctttgtgcATGCCTTCCAGTCATATGAGAAAGCCGATAAGTACTATACAAGAGAAATCTTGGGG TCAGCATTGGCCTGGGCCCGAGCCTCTG ctcgctGCCTGAATTTTAACAGCATGTTGATCCTGCTTCCTGTGTGTCGAAATCTGCTGTCCTTCCTGAGGGGCACCTGCTCA TTTTGCAGGCGTACCCTGAGAAAGCAATTGGGTCACAACCTCACCTTCCACAAGCTGGTAGCATATATGATCTGCCTATTCACAG ccattcacatcattgcacaCCTGTTCAACTTTGAACACTACAGCAGAAGCCGACAGGCCAGAGATGGGTCCCTTGCCTTTGTTCTCTCCACCCTATCTCctaaagagaaaagggaagattcTTGGCTAAATCCTCTCCAGTCTCCAAACATG ACAGTGGAGTATGTGACATTTACCAGCATTGCTGGTCTCACTGGCCTGATCATCACAGTAGCTCTGGTTCTCATGGTGACATCAGCTATGGAGTTTATCTGGAGGAGTTATTTTGAGGTCTTCTGGTACACACACCATATTTTTATCATCTATATCATTGGTTTAGGGATTCACGGCATTGG tgGACTTGTCCGGGGTCAAACAGAAGAGAGCCTGAATGAGAGTCATCCTCACAGGTGTGCAGAATCTTTCAAGCACTGGGATGATCAGGAGTCCCACTGCAAGCATCCCCAGTTtgaagggctccctgctgag tcttggaagtggatccttgcaccaggagttctttatatcttTGAAAGGATTCTTCGATTTTACCGCTCACAGCAGAAGGTTGTGATTACCAAG GTTGTCACGCACCCATCCAAAGTCCTGGAATTGCAGATGAACAAGCGTGGCTTCAGTATGGAAGTGGGACagtatatttttgttaattgtcCCTCCATCTCTTACTTGGAGTGGCATCCCTTTACTCTGACCTCTGCTCCAGAGGAAGACTTCTTCTCCATTCATATCAGAGCAGCAGGCGACTGGACAGAAAATCTCATCAGGGTTTTTGAGCAGCAGCTGTCACCAATTCCCAG GATTGAAGTGGATGGTCCCTTTGGCACTGTCAGTGAAGATGTCTTCCAGTATGAAGTGGCTGTGTTGGTCGGTGCAGGAATTGGGGTCACCCCCTTTGCTTGCATCTTAAAATCTATCTGGTACAAATTTCGGCATGCAGATCACAACCTTAAAACACAAACG ATCTATTTCTACTGGATCTGCAGGGAGACAGGTGCCTTTGCCTGGTTCAATAACCTGTTGGCGTCTCTGGAGCGTGAGACGGAGGAATTAGGCAAAGTGGATTTTCTAAACTACCGTCTCTTCCTTACCGGATGGGACAGCAACATT GCCGGTCATGCCACATTAAACTTTGACAAGGCCACTGACATCCTGACAGGTCTGAAACAGAAAACCTCTTTTGGGAGACCCATGTGGGACAATGAGTTTTCTACAATAGCTAATGCCCACCCCAG GTCTGTGGTGGGAGTCTTCCTATGTGGTCCTCAGACTCTGGCAACGAGTCTGAGCAAACGCTGTCACCAGTACTCCAGTCTGGATCGCAGGAAGGTTCAATTCTACTTCAACAAATAG